One genomic segment of Bos javanicus breed banteng chromosome 23, ARS-OSU_banteng_1.0, whole genome shotgun sequence includes these proteins:
- the LOC133235970 gene encoding small ribosomal subunit protein uS14m-like, with product MATSMLGSLLQIVWQVVPSSASGQARSYYVDWRMLRDVKRRKMAYEYADERLWINSLRKNTILPKHLQEVADEEISALPQDSCPVRIRNPCVMMSRPRGVKRPWRLSRIVFRHLADHGQLSGIQQEIW from the coding sequence ATGGCTACCTCCATGCTCGGATCTCTGCTGCAGATCGTCTGGCAGGTGGTTCCTTCATCAGCTTCAGGCCAAGCTCGAAGTTACTATGTCGATTGGAGAATGTTGCGTGatgtaaagagaagaaaaatggccTACGAATATGCAGATGAGAGGCTATGGATCAATTCTCTCAGGAAGAATACTATTCTTCCAAAACACCTTCAGGAGGTGGCTGATGAAGAAATTTCTGCCCTTCCCCAGGATAGCTGCCCCGTTAGAATCAGAAATCCATGTGTTATGATGTCCCGTCCACGAGGCGTAAAGCGGCCCTGGAGGCTCAGCCGTATCGTCTTCCGTCACTTAGCTGATCATGGGCAACTGTCTGGGATCCAGCAAGAAATATGGTGA